In a genomic window of Octopus bimaculoides isolate UCB-OBI-ISO-001 chromosome 25, ASM119413v2, whole genome shotgun sequence:
- the LOC106883317 gene encoding uncharacterized protein LOC106883317 isoform X2 encodes MIPLSGIPDFDNEFLKTKDATTTLYEVTLGILVKTENECTQLIYKLINYYSDYMKFVGRLDEEGERLWCLIIDTRTEINDCKDKIQKLQMVLSSMDRLIMQLAEVAFMSGNEELSSEIHSSPLQMWQEADEAKERRLYASGLMNECIAKDILVTSDVEPRNDVSNASYKTEQVQDISKPKQPTNSDMDSIQK; translated from the exons ATG ATCCCTTTATCCGGCATCCCAGACTTTGATAATGAATTTTTGAAGACCAAAGATGCTACAACAACTCTATATGAAGTCACACTTGGTATCCTGGTAAAAACCGAAAATGAATGCACACAA ctcaTCTATAAACTCATAAATTATTACTCTGACTATATGAAATTTGTAGGCCGCCTTGATGAAGAAGGGGAAAGATTATGGTGTCTCATCATTGACACTCGAACAGAAATAaatgattgcaaagacaaaatcCAG aAATTACAAATGGTTTTAAGCAGTATGGACAGGCTAATCATGCAGTTAGCGGAAGTTGCCTTTATGTCAG gtaATGAAGAATTGAGTTCTGAGATTCATTCCTCCCCGCTGCAAATGTGGCAGGAAGCTGATGAAGCAAAAGAAAGAAGACTATATGCCAGTGGATTGATGAATGAATGTATTGCGAAAGACATCTTAGTAACAAGTGATGTTGAGCCCCGGAATGATGTCTCTAATGCAAGTTACAAAACCGAACAAGTCCAAGATATTTCAAAACCTAAACAGCCAACTAATTCTGACATGGATTCAATACAAAAGTGA
- the LOC106883317 gene encoding uncharacterized protein LOC106883317 isoform X1 — MAAAFRLSKVFSFVSRRCVPLIRSQTLRLVLGTSTVVRLRSTLHVDIEQCDINTPIPLSGIPDFDNEFLKTKDATTTLYEVTLGILVKTENECTQLIYKLINYYSDYMKFVGRLDEEGERLWCLIIDTRTEINDCKDKIQKLQMVLSSMDRLIMQLAEVAFMSGNEELSSEIHSSPLQMWQEADEAKERRLYASGLMNECIAKDILVTSDVEPRNDVSNASYKTEQVQDISKPKQPTNSDMDSIQK; from the exons ATGGCAGCTGCCTTTAGATTGTCCAAAGTGTTCAGCTTCGTGTCTCGTAGGTGTGTGCCGTTAATCCGTAGTCAAACTCTCCGGTTAGTTTTGGGTACGTCTACCGTGGTTCGACTCCGGAGCACCCTGCACGTTGATATTGAGCAATGTGACATCAACACACCG ATCCCTTTATCCGGCATCCCAGACTTTGATAATGAATTTTTGAAGACCAAAGATGCTACAACAACTCTATATGAAGTCACACTTGGTATCCTGGTAAAAACCGAAAATGAATGCACACAA ctcaTCTATAAACTCATAAATTATTACTCTGACTATATGAAATTTGTAGGCCGCCTTGATGAAGAAGGGGAAAGATTATGGTGTCTCATCATTGACACTCGAACAGAAATAaatgattgcaaagacaaaatcCAG aAATTACAAATGGTTTTAAGCAGTATGGACAGGCTAATCATGCAGTTAGCGGAAGTTGCCTTTATGTCAG gtaATGAAGAATTGAGTTCTGAGATTCATTCCTCCCCGCTGCAAATGTGGCAGGAAGCTGATGAAGCAAAAGAAAGAAGACTATATGCCAGTGGATTGATGAATGAATGTATTGCGAAAGACATCTTAGTAACAAGTGATGTTGAGCCCCGGAATGATGTCTCTAATGCAAGTTACAAAACCGAACAAGTCCAAGATATTTCAAAACCTAAACAGCCAACTAATTCTGACATGGATTCAATACAAAAGTGA